A region of the Dreissena polymorpha isolate Duluth1 chromosome 6, UMN_Dpol_1.0, whole genome shotgun sequence genome:
ATATTTGGCTCATTtcacaattttatatatttaacggATCTATCTTAAAGGTTTGGTTAAGGACAGGCAAGCGAAgattttaattgaattatttgaAAATCTAGTCTTAGTTTGGGGCAAAACTTGTATTCAGGCATTTTATtcctattatttcttaaacaccTCTATTAATACCATTCATGTTGGGATATGCAAAACACTAATTTAAATACACGctttttcaatgaaataaatttataatatttttcttacgtgttttcattattttaatttaacgtTTAAATCTTAACTATTTACTACGACCATAAACTGTTGACTAACCAAAAAAGGGCGATAACTGTGATAATTTTAGGTAGGATTGTCGTAACAATTACTTTCCCTCCTTCATTTTATGATAGCTTtgtttagaaatatttatttgtatcactttgtATCACATTCCTCCTTTTTTGTGTTCTATGTGATTAACGCTGGGATGACCTCCTAGAAACTTTCAaggcaaagcattgggggtttaaatcGTTGTGATGCTAGCCGCGCCTCACATTGACACCATAACTTAGCACAAATCAAACACTCGTTATAAACGTTTTTATGCAAATGTACATATGCAAACAGAAAAGCGAAAATTTGAAATCTGAAAACGTGACGCgcgaaataaatattactttCAATATTTTAGTTTCCTAGTGTCAAAGGTATCGAAAATCAATAAACACGATTAAGGGGTAGGTTTTTAAGTTATCAACATATACATAGAGAAATGGCTCTACTTCTTACAGCCTGTGAAGACTAACATATGACAACAGGAAAGTTATGAACTGGGATACGTTCTACTTTATCCCAACAGCAAACATCAAACATTTGTAGTATATAATACAGCCAATTATGAAACTCTAGAAACTGCTTATATATCGGGAGATAACTtatttaaagggagattattagattttatatgtgttaaattgaaatatattaatacaaaaatgttacaataacaaaaataggcaagaaaaattatacattaaagacgaatttcataaaatgcagcaaagacaaattagggccccgagccgattgtggcgaagatatttcgtacatattttcctacatttaccgaagcattcgtctttttattaggaatTAGTACTCGTGTGTCgtgtgaatagatatcgttgcaggaaattaaaatgatccgtaaaactaaatttagattcacatcgttcatgcatgatatacatgctagcgaattcgactgtacagacattttcgatctcagaattaaatatctggattattttgcatttttcgacacatgctcttcttaaacctttattttaaaaatattgaaatatatgtataataaatttgtgtacacattttatatacaattataaatatttgacaaaattgtataatctccctttaagcTATCCACTACTTTTATTACACAACATCATCTATAAACAGCAACTGATAACACCTTGAATcactgttttatttctttttttttgacacaTATGGCAGGGGGGAAATACTTTTGCCTTGCTTAACACCATATGAAATGTCACGGGCTTGTGAGAAGGAAGCATTTGCAGTGTCTTCCACACATGATTTGATTGCCTTAAGCATGCTACAAATCTCAACATGACATGGACAGTCTAAATAATCAATGTATTGACCATATTATAAATAGTATTAGGTATttctgaacttttttttaaagatgtacaCAATATTTATcatctttattattgttttgcagaTTTCTTAATGTGTAGGCTATATTTTATATGGACGATTTCCTTACACGAAAGACTAGCGGACAATACTTTTTCTCCTGATTCTTGAGATTCATTACtccaatataaacatgtataaatatactTTCAAATACTAAGAGTATAAGATTTACACAGTGCGCCTCTAGAGAgcttttatttattgtaaaacataGTTCTATCTTCTCGTGTTTTATGCAGTGATTATtccttttataaaacaaataataatattggcATCACTATTGGCTAACGTAAGTAATTTCCATGTATACAAATCTGGTCGATCCTCACGTGGATTTATATCATTTCCTAATTTCTGCTCTTGTGCTTCTGTCGAATGTCTCGTTTTTCTTTCTATATTTAATTTACTTAGTTTATAGGTTTTATTGAATTTAGGTTATGGCAACATTGACAGGAGTTTCTAATGTAAACTTTGAATAAAAAAGGTCTAACATCCTCACATACTGAACTGTTTCTGAGCACTTGCTTATTAAATATCTTTCTCTCTTATGAAACTGCgtgatttaaacatgttttacttttaaaacaTTCCGTTGTCACCTTGAGATCTTGTGTTTACCGGCAGAGGtcataaaacaatatgtatatagacCTTTGAACTGTGAATCATTGTTTGTGGCGTAATTGTTTAGCACGTGTGTAAGTGTTTTCTTTCTGAACAAGAGGTGCACTTGCATATTTCTTATTCCAAACCATGGACAGTTAAACTTTAAccaaaattaataaacatttttatataagcatgcattgtacatgtataaagtgtAATTCTAAGTTATATATAGTCAATAATATTGAACATATTGCGTTTGAGCAGTATACCATTATTGCTTCtaagtatacatttttattatttaattgctctttaattattattgtttgatcttTTTATAAAATGAGTATCTTAAAAATATAGACTTTGAAGTTATTGGTATAGTTAAGCTATAGAAGTAAGAAATCTAACTGGTCTGTTCGTTCATACCATTGCACAAGTTATATGATAATGGTGTCATTTAACGCAATCATTTCTATTTATAGTTAGTTCTTCATAAAAGCTATATATTTGTTGtactattttataattttaaatgccATTATAGAAAGTGCTTATTCAGTCTTTCATTCTATGTAATAATTAGGAAGAATAGATGTAAGGTTTTAAAGGGCGAGCGCGTTGCAGAccattttcaacaaatataagagtgacaattgttaattttgtatataatagTCGACGAAATATTAAGTAGAAAACCAATTTAAAAtgtccgaaaaaaaaaaaatttaaaaactgtaaaGAAAAATCTTCATCCTTGTGTGATGCCAATAAACCATAATAATTAACCAACCTTACTGCCTAATATTTTTCCGCAGTGATACTTTAACAAACATTGTTATACTGAAGTCACAATTTGTAAGGTAAATCCAGTTTTCTCGCATGTTTGCAATAACATGAATGTGAGAATCTTTTTCACAGTTTTTCAAACAGGTGTTTTAATATATGTGTACCAAATAAAATCATCAACCAGAAAACGTTCATCCCGATCTTTAAATACACcgcaatacaaaacaataagggGCTTCATTTTGTGCAAAACAAAggttaaaattatgtttaatgtttgcaaatttatcttatttagaaaatatgtttaatgtgtaaatattgtattgaaatatTCATTCATAAGcgtcaatatattaaatatacccATATCAAGTGTTTAGATTTAGGTTAAATTGCGAAGTGCAAATCTTGGGCGCTATAAGGCGCTGATAATTTTATACATGTTCGTTTTGAGTTTGGAAgttaattgtgttgttgttgttgttttgaactGATCTATATCCTTTAATAAGGGACATTATACTGCTAACAAACGTTTCTGGTTGATGGTCATTTTGTTCACATAATATGATGTTTAAAGACCCTTTTTTACTTTCCGCACAAACATGACAATGCACAAATAAATTAGAGAATCGCTTTACtggtaaaatcgggctgtccgaCTTGCCCAGTTGTTGGTACGCGCGCGTCTAAATTAAGCAAATTGAGTTTGATTCCCTATTCCGGCGCATGTGAGTGTGGTTGGTGAGGCTTCCTCCGGATGCTCTGCATACAAATGCCCCAACCCCAACAGCTcaaaataacacacacatattataatactatatatattaaagttttaattcaAACCTCTTCTTAACGTATATGAATCGAGTCTGTTCATTAGCTTGAAGTGCTGTATCATATTCCAAGTCTGCGCAGAATGGAGCATTAGGCGATAATGAGCCTTATACATAAATGAATACAAACGCACagtacagaaaataaatactgttttctGATCATTATTGGTATTTCTGAAAGTTTGTAAACGCCTTTCATTTAACGTTCACGTATTTATAAATACATACGTGTTTTGATCAACATATATTACAATGGCCTTGTAATTTGACAATGATGTTGACCAACTTACCTTGAACCTGTGTTTAAAAAACTACGAGAGGGTCATTCGCAAATTGGCCGTATTGTTCAGACATACATACTAACCTGATCTTACATTTATAGTTACGCCTGGAAATGTGTCTTTCCACATTCACATGTCGGTCTCAATCAGCATCGAATGAGGTTTCTGTACTGTTTTATTCACACTTACTAACATAGCATTTGAACTTTGAACTGTAAGTTAAGTTGAGGTTGAAAATAGTTTCtttcttcattaattcattacaatattattatttcttatcgaatttatgtgtatttaaaccaaaatatttGTCCTTATAAAAGTTTGACCCAATATCATCtgtgtttattttaaagtttcatcaaatagtttaaatttattgaaaatttgaatacaATTACATAACCGAttgtttgatttattgattttaacattttcaataactTCTTTATAATAAACAACCTTATTTAACTTCATAACTTCCAACATTCTCACATTCTTAAGACGGTTCACACAATTTCAAAATAGCCATATTCTTCTGTTTTGAgttcaacattttttaaactaTGAATTATTTGCCTTATACGTTTTTTTCATATATAGTGACATTAATGAGAAAGATACTTTCTAACAAAATGATATAGCTgtcaaaacaatacaatacaacaaATTTAAACGGAGTTGTTCTTACCTACATTTTGCATATGAAAAAATTTAATATCTTGATATTATTCAGACATTTTGAATTTCATAAGTGTAATTGCGTCAACATGGAAGTTTAGAGCATGGCACGGTGTCGATGGCAGACCCAGGGCAGTCCTCGTCATGCCCGGAAGAACACATCCTCATCCTTGACAAGGTCCCGTTACCGCAGGTCACTGAGCAGTCGCCAAGGAACCACTTACTCCAACCTTAACCAATATCCACATCGTTGTAAAGCACAATACAGTCATATTCTGACTCTTGTTCGGTCGAATCAGGTTTTAATGATTCATAATATATTTCATCCAAACAGTTATTACGTAACTAATACTTTTTATATAAGATAGATTATAAACTCCAAGCTAAACCAATATCTACATCGTTTTAAAAACGCAAAACAATCTGTCTAAATGTATTCGGTCCAATTCGgtattaattattcattaaacATCTCATAGAAAACGTTTATTATTTAACtactatttaaattaataaatagataaattgaaattttaaatcATACTTGGACATTGTGCAAGCGTGCACGTGCTGGTTTCATGGCTGACTCCAGAGCAGTTCTGACCCCCGAGGGCGGGAGCTGGATTCGTACATGTGCGTGTCCGATGTATGTGACCATGTGCACATGTGACGTCACAGTGTGACCATGGTGACCAAGATGACCAGGACCCATCCACTTAAATATAGCAGTCATAAGTAATAATTTACAATGACCTCTGACCTGTGTAAACATATTTTTCGACGTTTCATTTGATAGACGAAATCAAATTATTCAGTCGTCTTTCCTACCATAACGTTCTTAAAGTCAGTGACAGATGATTCTTGGAAAACTAAATGTACCTTTGCAAGGCATGTCCTGACAGTGAACTATTTCGCTGCTGTTTCCCACACAATCCTCTACGTGGCCAGTGGAGCAGCGACGTACACGTGTCATGGTCCCGTTTCCACATGTCACAGAACACTGATCATTGAACCATGGGGACCAAACTCCTAGAAAATGAAATATGTGCTCAAATAACGCAGTATCATTACATAAATGGGTGTCATGAAATTAGTGACGGTGTAACTTCAGATAAATAAAATCAATAGTTAATGAAAACCTACTTACATACAGAGTGATTGAATATAATTGTTTCACTCGCAAAACAATGTGATGCAAACCATGCAGTTAGGAGCATATTATATCTAATTGAAGTTCTGTCAACATAGATTACTTCCATCATATGTCTTCTAGGAAATATTGATGGTTTGATGTTATTTAAAACGTCATTCCTACCAAAAAGTTCTTAACGGAACCGTCAACAACAAACGACGaaaaaaaacggtatattttttttttaattattagttaatattgattaaaatatcacgactaaaTCAATATAAcctaataattttcaaaaataatgtattttagaacttttattatttcgtcgtttgtggttgacagtccctttaaagtcaGTGATAGACGATTCTTGGCTAACTTAATCTACCTTTACAAGTCATTTCTTGACAGTGAACTATTTCGCTGCTGTTTCCCACACAATCCTCGCTGTGGCCAGTGGAGCAGTGACGTACACGTGTCAGGGTCCCGTTTCCACAGGTCACAGAACACTGGTCATTGAACCATGGAGTCCAAACTCCTAAAAAATGAAATATGTGCTTAATGTGCTAAAATAACGCAGTATCATAacataaaagaaaaacataaaattataacgGTGTTCAAATATaatcaatattaaatgaaaacctaCTTACATACAGAGTGATTCAATGTAACTGTTTCACTTGAAAAACAATGTGGTGCAATTAAAAACCATACAATAATGAAAGGTCTATCAATATAGATATCTTTGATCATATGTCTTCCAGAAAACATTGATGGAGTGATGTTACTTGAGACGTCTGCAAACATTTAATATTTCAACATGGCGCTCAGCAGGGTAATCTGTCAGAACATGTTGCTACATGCTTAGATAAGATtaataatttctgaaataaaaagagTGAAACGAAAACAGCTTTTATATAAAAGTACAGTACTTTTATGTCATAGGATCAGTAATTGATAAAAGGTTCAATAACCAGGGACGTTTGTATTGCGCGAATCCCAATATGTTTGCACGAGTTATGATGAAATTGAAGAAATGTCACTAAGGTCAGTTCGAAAGTAGATTTCTGAAATTATAAAATGGTAGTTTTGCTAGTGTATATCAAACATTCAGATATGATCTGAATATCGCACACTATTCATTTGAACATTTCAACAGTTGAAGTCCGACGTACCACGGCATATTTGGATTTTGTTAAACGGGAGAATGCCGATATCTGGACTTTTATCTGAGGTGTCGGTCTCATAATGTGTACCGCGTATGTCCGATGTCGACAGTTGACCTCAATGCATTCAtaactctttaaatgacaccacaGACTCACATACAGATGCTTCATTAACAATGTAGTCAAGAGACGGCTCATCTACCATTTCGAACACCCGAGTAATTAAGAGTACGTTTAAATTGTGTTTGCGTTTTCAGATAGATATAAAACATTAATGAAAAACTACCAATGTTTGTAAATTGAATTATTGAATTTAGCAATACATTATAGTGTTTAATAATGACCATACCAAAAAATGAAATAGTATGTTTAACCAAACTGTTAATGTACAAGAACCTAAAATACAACAATTAagatacataataaaataaaattcaggcACATTATTGtaatcaattatttttaattgtatttttcatttcatattttgTCACTTCATTTCTCAAAATACTCCAATGAATCTCAAAACAAAGagattgtgtttttaaatatctACCTGGACATTTTGCAAGATTGCAAACTCTATTTTCCTGGTTCGATCCAAAGCAGTTCTGACCCCCGAGGGCGGGAGATGGATTAGTGCAAGTGCGTGTCCGATGTATGTGACCGTGTGCGCACGTGACGTCACACTGTGACCATGGTGACCACGGCGACCAAGAACCATCGACTATAACTAAACAATAAGCTGTTCATACATTGGAAAGACAACAATCAAAACATACAGATATATAATTCACATTAATTGAGTCTTAAGTAAACCAGGATCAATGACAATGACGATGTCATCGGTTAATCGTcatattcattatttcaaaattttcaaCGAGCAATTGATTTCCAGTTCTGCGTAATGAGTTTGTTTTTGCTTGTGCTTAATATTATTCGGAACGTTACAACTTACGGGAAATTTATCGAACTTAAGTTAACAACAGTAATACTATATAAATCTACGTTGTATTATGTTTTTGCTATCTAGTCACTGGTTATAATGTTAGAGAATTAATTGAAGCAtgcttttatgttttaaatatgttatgcGCTGTTTTTGCACTGAGTAAGCGATTGAACGGGGCTTTGGTAGATCGCAGAATACCGAGAATTCCGCAGAATCCAGAATGTCGAAAAATAAAACTACACATATCTGAAATTTCTTGCACGTTTTAACGCCtcttaaatatttgtttcaaagaaCGTTAAACAAGTATTTTTGGTAGTCATATTTGGTTTATAATTATCAACAGAAAATATTTATGGTAGACATATTGAACGAAAGACTATATGTTTTTCTTGAATTCTGAATTACATTACATCACAAAAACATAGTTTTACTTACTCGGTTACGATAGCTCGGGAAGAAAAGCGGACAAGATTATTTTTACTATTTGAGGCATCTCAAAGCTCGTTCGAATTTCGGCAGTTTCTATATTTTTTTGTTGGCATGTGCATTTTTTTAGGAAATTTAATCTAGCATCGCCACTTCATTATTgaatgaaaattattgttaaaatctaATAACGCGAACTGATACCTTTCACGATTCGAAAGTATAATCTTAAGAAACTTTTTCACAATACTGAGATGACCCCCGGCGACTACACATACATAAGAAGCGATTTATGAGAGCATATAAGACAAGTACGCCGACAATTGACAGGGTCATGTGCGGTTCCTGGTGAGTGACATCTTTGAGGAGAGTGATGGCAACAATCATGATGACGAACGCGTCCGTCGATTCCAGCAAATGAAAGCCATGCACTTAATACAGACATCGCTGGCGTTTATGAACTGATTGTGACTCTGATAGAGCCGTTTTAACTTCTTCAACGATGGCATGTTAGTGTAGGAGACAACGCGCGCTAGATTGTTATATTACTTAAAATTGAATGTGTGTTAGCCTACCATTATAAGTAATATTTAATAGCCGGTATTACAGGAAAGAAATGTGCAGAAGGCCGTTTGGACACCGTACGATATCGTCCCTTCACTTGCGACTTTAGTCATATCGATTTACCGACGGCCTTAGGTTTCTGCTTGAAAAAAGCACAGCATTAATATCAAGACAACTTATGGCATAATCAAAGAGCAACACATAGACGTCATCCGTTTCAACAACAATCTAATTTTCAAATGCATTGTGAAGGATATTACAATCATTAAATAAAGTGAATGGGCATCATTCAATGTTATGGTTAGGTATTTATTACTGTTTATACGTTTATCGAACCACTTACCGAAAATATAGagaaaatatacaattttttttttaaattgtcataaatGCTGGTTTTCTGATGGCaagatttatatgtatatttttaatttagcaaataacatatatttttacaaaaaaaaaacactgtagtaagtggttttttaataaaacttaatacTTTGCAAACTGGAGATTTTCTATCACCCAACATATGTTTGAAACAAAGAGAGGATGCAACTCCAGGAACTTAATTAGACAAGCAATTATTGCCACAATCCGTTTTGTTTGTGAGTTACCGATTGCGTATACATCTAGGACAACATGTGTTCGCTCTTACGAACATCAAATGTTCATTTAGCGTTTGTTACAATATTGCTTACCGCTACAAGTTTTCTTAGTGAGTTCTGCTTTGATTGAACTTAAAGCGTCGAAGTTTGCGACCCGGAATGTGTGGTTGGCATCACTAGCGATAGCAAGGAGCTCATTGTAATCAACATGGATTCCAATGCCAATTGCAACCACGGTAACGTTTGGATGtttctaataaaataaaaattaaagatggggtcgaaaaattaacaaaagaaCGAAGAATTACATGTAATATATTCTCCCTCTACGCACTTAATCCAAGCGTAATATTTGCTTATTTTTGCCAAAAAGAACATTTAAccttataaaacataaataactaTAATAAAAGAACATGCAATATATGTTTCGATAAtctaataaaattgaaataagaaAATACGTCTTTAGACGTTCTTAATGTATTTAATCTTTAGACGTTCTTAATGTATTTAATCTTTAGACGTTCTTAATGTATTTAATCTTTAGACGTTCTTAATGTATTTAATCTTTAGACGTTCTTAATGTATTTAATCTTTAGACGTGTTTAATGTATTTAATCTTTAGACGTGCTTAATGTATTTAATCTTTAGACGTGCTTAATGTATTTAATCTTTAGACGTGCTTAATGTATTTAATCTTTAGACGTTCTTAATGTATTTAATCTTTAGACGTGCTTAATGTATTTAATCTTTAGACGTTCTTAATGTATTTAATCTTTAGACGTGCTTAATGTATTTAATCTTTAGACGTTCTTAATGTATTTAATCTTTAGACGTGCTTAATGTATTTAATCTTTAGACGTTCTTAATGTATTTAATCTTTAGACGTTCTTAATGTATTTAATCTTTAGACGTTCTTAATGTATTTATTCTTTAGACGTTCTTAATGTATTTAATCTTTAGACGTGCTTAATGTATTTATTCTTTAGGATACTACTTGAACGTATTTTTCCTGGTGTGgaacgttttattattattataaacaaccGCGCGATATATTTacgtatttaaacataaaattgtgGAAATATCTTTGTATGCAAAAAAACACAAGTTACCTGTTTATTGTAAATAATTGGTAAGAAAAGAATAAACTATTACGAGTAGTGGAGCGCCGCTGCATATTGTAAATTTCATATGAAATATATAGTATAAATGAGTACCTTCAACTGAATTGCCGCCGTTATTGTTGCGGAATGATCTATGGACATTCCATCCGTTAGAACACAAACTAATTTTGAAACATCCCTTTCAGCGCCATGGTTTGGAGATAAACTTTGTTGGCGAACATGGTCGAGTGCTATAAATAATTGAACTATTGAGATACAAAAGAATCTCAAAAGAGCTATCCAAGTTGTTAATAAATGAGATTACATGTATTGTATCCAAATACTTTACTGTGTTATG
Encoded here:
- the LOC127836241 gene encoding coadhesin-like isoform X1 — protein: MLTMLILLTFLIYFSGTLALDKACPLKPMDLIFVLDGSDSEGQENFNKQLAFVANYTHQFEIGQNKTRVSVVTFSSEVKNEFYLDRYYDNSSLTHAIEQTHYLGQSTFTHLALDHVRQQSLSPNHGAERDVSKLVCVLTDGMSIDHSATITAAIQLKKHPNVTVVAIGIGIHVDYNELLAIASDANHTFRVANFDALSSIKAELTKKTCSVIVDGSWSPWSPWSQCDVTCAHGHIHRTRTCTNPSPALGGQNCFGSNQENRVCNLAKCPGVWTPWFNDQCSVTCGNGTLTRVRHCSTGHSEDCVGNSSEIVHCQEMTCKGVWSPWFNDQCSVTCGNGTMTRVRRCSTGHVEDCVGNSSEIVHCQDMPCKVDGSWSSWSPWSHCDVTCAHGHIHRTRTCTNPAPALGGQNCSGVSHETSTCTLAQCPSWSKWFLGDCSVTCGNGTLSRMRMCSSGHDEDCPGSAIDTVPCSKLPC
- the LOC127836241 gene encoding coadhesin-like isoform X3; amino-acid sequence: MLTMLILLTFLIYFSGTLALDKACPLKPMDLIFVLDGSDSEGQENFNKQLAFVANYTHQFEIGQNKTRVSVVTFSSEVKNEFYLDRYYDNSSLTHAIEQTHYLGQSTFTHLALDHVRQQSLSPNHGAERDVSKLVCVLTDGMSIDHSATITAAIQLKKHPNVTVVAIGIGIHVDYNELLAIASDANHTFRVANFDALSSIKAELTKKTCSVIVDGSWSPWSPWSQCDVTCAHGHIHRTRTCTNPSPALGGQNCFGSNQENRVCNLAKCPGVWSPWFNDQCSVTCGNGTMTRVRRCSTGHVEDCVGNSSEIVHCQDMPCKVDGSWSSWSPWSHCDVTCAHGHIHRTRTCTNPAPALGGQNCSGVSHETSTCTLAQCPSWSKWFLGDCSVTCGNGTLSRMRMCSSGHDEDCPGSAIDTVPCSKLPC
- the LOC127836241 gene encoding coadhesin-like isoform X2; this encodes MLTMLILLTFLIYFSGTLALDKACPLKPMDLIFVLDGSDSEGQENFNKQLAFVANYTHQFEIGQNKTRVSVVTFSSEVKNEFYLDRYYDNSSLTHAIEQTHYLGQSTFTHLALDHVRQQSLSPNHGAERDVSKLVCVLTDGMSIDHSATITAAIQLKKHPNVTVVAIGIGIHVDYNELLAIASDANHTFRVANFDALSSIKAELTKKTCSVDGSWSPWSPWSQCDVTCAHGHIHRTRTCTNPSPALGGQNCFGSNQENRVCNLAKCPGVWTPWFNDQCSVTCGNGTLTRVRHCSTGHSEDCVGNSSEIVHCQEMTCKGVWSPWFNDQCSVTCGNGTMTRVRRCSTGHVEDCVGNSSEIVHCQDMPCKVDGSWSSWSPWSHCDVTCAHGHIHRTRTCTNPAPALGGQNCSGVSHETSTCTLAQCPSWSKWFLGDCSVTCGNGTLSRMRMCSSGHDEDCPGSAIDTVPCSKLPC